One window of Phoenix dactylifera cultivar Barhee BC4 chromosome 5, palm_55x_up_171113_PBpolish2nd_filt_p, whole genome shotgun sequence genomic DNA carries:
- the LOC103720997 gene encoding secretory carrier-associated membrane protein 4, whose translation MARRDDTNPFDEEEEVNPFSKGAGPGSKLRFPSLSSLPLGFGNKHDATVDIPLETMNDTKKKAKELATLEADLKRRETAIKRREDALSSGGVSTEEKNWPPFFPIIHHDIAKEIPVHAQRLQYLAFASWLGIVLCLVWNVTAVIVCWIRGGGIIIFFLATIYASLGCPLSYVLWYRPLYRAMRTNSALKFGWFFLVYLFHIGFCIFAAIAPPILFQGKSLTGILAVIDAISDQVLVGVFYLVGFGLFCLETLISLWVLQKVYIHFRRQK comes from the exons ATGGCGCGCCGCGACGATACCAACCCCTtcgacgaagaagaagaagtcaaTCCCTTCTCC AAGGGTGCAGGTCCTGGTTCAAAATTGCGTTTCCCTTCACTGTCATCTCTGCCTCTGGGTTTTGGCAATAAACATGATGCTACTGTTGACATACCACTGGAGACAATGAAT GATACAAAGAAGAAGGCAAAAGAACTTGCAACATTGGAAGCGGATCTGAAAAGGAGAGAAACG GCCATTAAACGCAGGGAGGATGCTTTATCAAGTG GTGGCGTTTCTACGGAGGAGAAGAACTGGCCTccctttttcccaatcattcaTCATGACATAGCTAAGGAGATACCGGTACATGCTCAGAGGTTGCAATATCTGGCTTTTGCAAGCTGGCTGG GGATAGttctttgtcttgtatggaATGTCACTGCAGTGATCGTCTGTTGGATTAGAGGTGGAG GGATTATAATCTTCTTCCTTGCGACTATTTATGCTTCACTTGGATGCCCTCTTTCATATGTGCTCTGGTACAGGCCTCTTTATCGTGCAATGAG GACTAATAGTGCATTGAAGTTTGGCTGGTTTTTCCTTGTGTACCTG TTCCACATTGGTTTCTGTATCTTTGCTGCTATTGCTCCTCCAATTTTATTTCAGGGAAAGTCATTGAC GGGTATCTTGGCTGTGATTGATGCTATCTCAGATCAAGTGTTGGTGGGG GTCTTTTACTTGGTCGGATTTGGCTTATTTTGCTTAGAAACACTTATAAGCCTGTGGGTACTTCAG AAAGTTTACATTCATTTCAGAAGGCAGAAATGA